One Bos taurus isolate L1 Dominette 01449 registration number 42190680 breed Hereford chromosome 25, ARS-UCD2.0, whole genome shotgun sequence genomic window carries:
- the ARPC1B gene encoding actin-related protein 2/3 complex subunit 1B, with product MAYHSFLVEPISCHAWNKDRTQIAICPNNHEVHIYEKSGNKWVQVHELKEHNGQVTGIDWAPDSNRIVTCGTDRNAYVWTLKGRTWKPTLVILRINRAARCVRWAPNEKKFAVGSGSRVISICYFEQENDWWVCKHIKKPIRSTVLSLDWHPNSVLLAAGSCDFKCRIFSAYIKEVEERPAPTPWGSKMPFGELMFESSSSCGWVHGVCFSANGSRVAWVSHDSTVCLADADKKMAVATLASETLPLLAVTFITESSLVAAGHDCFPVLFTYDSAAGKLSFGGRLDVPKQSSQRGLTARERFQNLDKKASSEGSAAAGAGLDSLHKNSVSQISVLSGGKAKCSQFCTTGMDGGMSIWDVRSLESALKDLKIV from the exons AGATCGCTATCTGCCCCAACAACCACGAGGTGCACATCTATGAGAAGAGCGGGAACAAGTGGGTCCAGGTGCACGAACTCAAGGAGCACAACGGGCAGGTGACAG GCATTGACTGGGCCCCAGATAGTAACCGCATCGTGACCTGTGGCACAGACCGCAACGCCTACGTGTGGACGCTGAAGGGCCGCACGTGGAAGCCCACGCTTGTCATCCTGCGCATCAACCGCGCCGCTCGCTGTGTGCGCTGGGCCCCCAATGAGAAAAAGTTCGCTGTGGGCAGTGGCTCCCGTGTCATCTCCATCTGCTATTTCGAGCAGGAAAATGACTG GTGGGTGTGCAAGCACATCAAGAAGCCCATCCGCTCCACCGTCCTCAGCCTGGACTGGCACCCCAACAGCGTGCTCCTGGCCGCCGGCTCCTGCGACTTCAAATGCCG GATCTTCTCAGCCTACATCAAGGAGGTGGAGGAGCGGCCAGCACCCACCCCGTGGGGCTCCAAGATGCCGTTCGGGGAGCTGATGTTCGAGTCCAGCAGTAGCTGCGGCTGGGTGCATGGCGTCTGCTTCTCGGCCAACGGCAGTCGTGTAGCCTGGGTCAGCCACGACAGCACCGTGTGCCTGGCTGATGCTGACAAGAAGATGGC CGTCGCGACTCTGGCCTCTGAAACGCTGCCGCTGCTGGCCGTCACCTTCATCACGGAGAGCAGTCTGGTGGCAGCG GGCCACGACTGCTTCCCGGTGCTCTTCACCTACGACAGCGCCGCGGGGAAGCTGAGCTTCGGTGGGCGGCTGGACGTGCCCAAGCAGAGCTCGCAGCGCGGCCTCACGGCCCGCGAGCGCTTCCAGAACCTCGACAAGAAGGCGAGCTCTGAGGGCAGTGCGGCGGCGGGCGCCGGCCTGGACTCGCTGCACAAGAACAGCGTcag CCAGATCTCGGTGCTGAGTGGGGGAAAGGCCAAGTGCTCGCAGTTTTGCACCACCGGCATGGACGGCGGCATGAGCATCTGGGACGTGAGG AGCCTGGAGTCTGCCCTGAAGGACCTCAAGATTGTATGA